A region of the Centropristis striata isolate RG_2023a ecotype Rhode Island chromosome 20, C.striata_1.0, whole genome shotgun sequence genome:
tgcacctcctgcagcagaaccaAGAGAACCTGGTCCAGTCTTCTCAACAATAGGCACAGGGTCTGTTTAGACTGCCTCATATCCAGGTGTTTTCTCCATCCACGATGAATGCTGACTCAGAGTGTCTGTGCCCCTTCAGCTAAGGGGCTCTGGGGCCTTTTCCCTCCCTGAAGCAGCAGTAAGGCTGGGGAAGCCATCTGCTGGGCCTCTCTGAAGGAGGATGCTGAAGCATGCAGCATCTGCTACAGCAGTAAGGCCGGCACTGATCACATCCTGTTGGCTAAGGTCATTAGATCGGATACAGCATTCTGTAGAATCCTCCTCAGTCACTGGGCCTGCCTGTTAAAACTCATCATGACACAACAGGCATATTTGAGTATATTGTGTATTTACAGCTCTGGGTGTTCACTTCATTCACTGCAGCATATCCAGTGTGGCAGTCTGTGGTGAGGTGCTTGAATGCATCTGGatgatattttaatgtataaatcagaAGGAAAAGCTGTCcccaaaaagtcagaaaaaaagaggaatagAACTTAATTTAAGGATGCACATCTGTTTCTGTCATTGCTTTGGGAAAGCCAatcagttgggtttttttttttttaacgattCACTTTCTTCTTGAGCTGCAACATAGAGATCCTTGTACACATCAGACCACTGACAGCAAGTAGAACAAAGAGCACTATGAAGTGTTTAAGGCTTTACATTCAGGGGATTTATAATGTAGTTGCActgtttttatctatttaattattcactatcaatttagtttttatgcttTACTTACTTCATTGATGGAtttgtcagcgtgggttctctccggtccacttgtttctatgttccgttatctttttatttttattattttctccttttttatgtaaagcgctttgtgttgcatctctcttgtatgaaaagtgctaataaagtctgattgattgaacaACAGTTACTGGTGTCCTCATTGCTTTCATCACACTTTTGTAAAGCATTTTGTGACTACTATTTTGAGATGCAATGGAAATGAAAatcaatgggcctcattcatgaactgttcttaagaacaaatttgttcttaagtcctacttacgaagattgtggcattcatgaattttgaatgaaacaaGCTTCATTTAAATATCACACCCTAATTTATACTAGGTATAGAAGCCTTGCCCAGAGAGTTTACGACATTGAAAGAgacaatatggccaaaaagattaatttctttacagtttttcctttttttaagtcaccTTTATtagtaaagtgcacattttacaAATGAAAATTCATAGGAGCAAAATAGAAATTTTTAGCAAGTACAAAAATATGCAGCAACGAGGCTTTATgcaaaattgacacaaaatgtaaaacatccagtaaaaatataaataaaagtatattcatgtatttatatttatatactgctagttatatattatatatgatattgAGCACAGACTTGGTTGCAGGgggtaaacaatgttttcaatCGGATTTCATATTAACAGTTCACCTACCTGTGGGGTCCTGAAAATCCGCATCCGAGACTGTTTCACCTGTTACCCAAAATTCACAAACCACCGCAATCCTGGACTATCCCACATCAAGTACCTACAGACAGACCCATAGTTAGTGACTGCAGCTCCAAATCTCATTGTATAGCAGAATACATAGACCAATATATCAATCCGTTATCAATAAATATCCCAGCTATATTAAAGACACTTTGTTAACAAACTCAAAACACTTACCGTTCCAGAAAACGCTTTTTTATTCACCATTGATATAGATTCATTCTACACCAACATAGACACTGATTTCGGACTGGCAGCCTTCATGAGGTCCCTCAAGGCCAATGAGGAAGAAATTATTTTGAATTTAGCGGCATAAACTATTTACAGGCAGCTGTGCAATGGGGAGGAAATACTCCCCATAGTATGCGGATATATATCTGGCTGACTGGGAGCAGACAGCATTCATTACGCAAGACCCGGCCACTCTTATATTATACCTGATACCTGGATGATATATTTGGTCTCTGGCAGGGAACAGAGACCAATTTTAAGAAGTTTTTAGCTGTCCTCAATAAGCATCAtccaaaaataaaacttaaacataatttacaaaactCGAAAATAGAATTTCTGGACAcccaggttttttttcttttttttacagcacaacaTACCTTCACCTATCCCATAACCCCGGAGGGTCATTGGGGCACCACATATGATCTGTTGACCagctctctccatccctctctgtCCTTGGCAGCTCTCATTGCTTCACTGAGTTTCAAGTGAGTCCATTCTCCGATGTTGTCTtctcatcttttcttttctctccctcgTCTCCTTCCACCTTGTACGGTTCCTTGTAAGATGGTCTTTGCAAAGCCTGAGGATCTGGTGATGTGTCTGTACCATCTCAGTTTCCGCTTTATAACAGTGGTGAGCAGGTCGAAggtttattcttattttttgtaaagcactttgtgttgcatttttatgtatgaaaagcgctatataaataaagtttgacttgatttgatttgatgaggCCCCTGGAGAGCAAAACCCTCTGGACCGAGGGAGATTATCAATGGTCTCATATGTCTTCCATCTTCTTACAATTGCTCCCACAGTTGATTTATTCACACCAACCTGCTTGGCTATTGTAGATTCACTCTTCCCAGCCAGATGCAGGTCTACAGTTTTCTTCCTGGTGTCCTTCGACAGCTCTTTGGTCTTGGCCATGGTTGAGTTCGGAGTCTGACTGTTTGAGGCTGGACAGGTGTCTTTTATACAGATAATGACTTGTGCCATTAATACAGGCAACGAGTGGAGGACAGAAGAGCTTCTTAAAGAAGAAGTTACAGGTCTGTGAGAGCCAGAAATTGTGCTTGTTTGTGGGTGACCAAATACTTATTTtccaccataatttacaaataaattatttaaaaatcctACAATGTGACttcctggattttttttctcattctgtctggataaatacttttttgcctcactgtgtgtatatatatgtatatatatatatacatgcatgtGTAATTCACTAACtttgtgtgtgccctctctctatgcaattatggattaatcatgcaatatgcttttgatacaatgattatgattgtgtgttggttggttggtttagaaactgtgattactttaaatacatatattctatTTGCTTatactgattaagattctataatcaccaaaatatatattatatgctttgtattttatgtgcacATTGCAACATCTGCGTCTCcactaatatctctgcaagtcataacaaggcaggaggttgggTTGAATGTTTTGATAACAGTTCAGGACACAGATTTGTTGAACTGGGCAGAGAAGATTACTgcctggtgacatgacgtgtccctaAATTGATTAAATTGATGAATCAAAAGTTCGAGAGGGACGCACCTTCTGGAGAGAATCTACCTTCATTTAGTAAAACATTGTTAggttataaaaaagggttcgagggacagaaggggggtccaacctccatgaactgaccagcctatgtgatgtcagggacgtgtagattgaacccagggactctgtaactgcacatttcttgacgtgttgtaataaaatataaaaactaagaacttggacgtctcctgctcatcattccccatcaaacgctCTGCGCAGATAATTGGtaagaggatttactgttggagttaaataatttatttttaaaggtttcctcaatgcatttctctaacaAAGGCTGTATTGATTTCCTCCACTGGCCTGAATGTAAAATAGTTAACCCTCATAGTGAATCTAAAAGATTTGCAGATAAATTCCCATAGtgataaaatacacaaatagaaTGACTTTGTTATTCTATAGCTAGGCTAAATTTGTGTGTGCAAAATTTTAACCCCCAAGttgatttttaaacatatttgtgGCCTTCCAATGTGGAGGTCTGTTTTGttgacagaaaatgaaacaaatagtcctctctgtctctctctttactCTGCTGCCATCTGCTGGTACCTTCAAAACCATTTGACTGCCTCAGTGTTGATGTTTTGGACTGTAAACATTCATGTAGTTGTAATATCTTTTGACATCTTTATATTACACAGTGGGAGTTTTGGTTGcgaatgttttcttttcttttcatttttttcctttgtgcCTGTTATATTTACTATATTACCTACCACAGATGATTACTAATTTAAGACACTAAGGAGTTTGGTTGCTTAATGAGAAGAAGTGAAAGCCCAGTTTTTCCTCTCAGTGTCCACATTTAGGAACATTGCATGCTGTGGAGGCTGACCCgttcagttattttttgtcagttttagtAGGAGCTTCAATAAAATGCTACAAATAATTATCTTTCCTTGTCTGTTAAAGCTGACAGTCCTCTTCTAGATTTTATTAATGTCTCTATTAAAACACATATGGTTCCATCAGCTCATAGTGATCCATCCCAAATAGTGAATGAGGTTCATTTAAACTGAATCAAATGTGTGTTGATCACAGTTCAGTTTCAATTCTAGGTTATCCTTGAACCCAGTATACAGTAAACATCCCTCTTATCTTATAAATGGACTTTAGCAACGATTGGTGGGCAGCGGCAAGGGGAGATAATGGTGAAGGTTTTTAAGAGAGCAGGGAgggtcattcatttatttttcctcaGTGTAttactcttttttatttcagcctTCCCTTGCAATATTAATTATATACaaacattataattatataggaatatactggtatcatatgaaactagaagatctaaggaatctatagaccCCAAGCATGTCAGGAAATCATGTCGGGAAATTGTcgacgctgcaaagttaggctattttggcaattttccaagcagtcatgtgacctctgactcCATGCTATCTCAAttaaaataggctctctgggcTCCCACATGTCTGCTTTATGccgaaaacacacagtttaaacaacatttttctcGTGTACTACAAACTTACCATTTCCACCTactgtttttgaatatttgtgcatactgaggtccGTGAACAAGctgaatgacataaactgggtatcagtggaaagctgcGACTCTTGTTTATCCAATGAGTCCAGTTTCTTcttgtgggatgatgttagtcatcagtagtagccagttcattgcactgagggcatttcttgagtctggacctcagtgtataaaatgagctgttgtgtcctctaggataatcacagcctcatgaaactttacaaccacaaactaaagacatagagcattcagaggatgtgcagctttcctatGTATAGTGtcaataagagggtttcttagcagtttgtagaacagaagtgctcgtcatccagttgctgaaaatacacaaaaccccaaaatgaccaaaagttcaaaagtttttgaacccaaatcagaACATGGATTCTActctgttgttccaaaggtcttggcatattgacgttatattctggagggttttcctgaccatttttatccattctgggtatgaataaaattgcattattcagcaccaaatatgtgtgacaaatggtatcaacccaaaaattgctgcaacaacttctgggaaacagttgaacatggaaatggacatTAGAGAGTGTccactaatgttatgaccctttattcacCCTAATAGGtttcaattaataaataattaattcattgagttatatttattaaatatttttgacaagAACAGTTGGCACAGTGCTGAGCGGCATCTTggattaatcttcaggttcacagcatTCAGAcgatgtcaccacttctatgtggcatttattgttgacctactatctccccctaaatatccACTGCCCAAaaccaccaattctcaaaaaaaggACCCCGACTGGTAAGTGGCTATACAACCCTgtcaattaatataaaaaatgaaacacaaaaaacagacaactgTAAGCTGtcaaacatattttattgtcaAGAGACTGAAAAGTACATAACTACTCTTTAATCAGTTTTCAAAGTACACGATGTCTCTGTCATAGTGCACAGGAAGACCGTTTTCACATCTGAATGCAATCTTCCTGGTGCGAGCTTGACCACGGTACTGACAGTTGGGATACCTGCCCTGACTTTTCAGTGTACAAACAACAATGTCGAAAGGTCGAAGGCTTTTGGTCAACTGACCGTATGGCTCTCCTGCAAGCCCACAGACAGGTTTGACTAAGTTGGTGGTGGCTCGGATGAAGGTATTGGTCTCTTTGCACTCATTGCTGTCGGTCTTGGTGATCTGTCTCGTTCGTATCACGTGGTCACATCTGTCAGCACGCATCTGGCCATTGATGTGTTGGTTTATAAACTTTATGTAACCAGGGTTTGCATCCTGAGAGAGCACAGTAGCAGAAAGCAGCAGCAAACAAGCCAATGGGATCCTCATGATTCCTGGTAAAGAAAATGTGGGGAAAATGCTCTGTTAAGAGAATTTGTGACAGCATACTGTGGGTGAGTACTTTGTGGTAGTTGGGATATcattacaataattaataatttcacaTGCAATATTTCACGAGGGTGTGGTTGTAGAAGGATCTCCAGCTGTAAAAAGGAAATCTATTCATCCAAGTCccattacaatatatataattgttcTTCTATAAGATAACTGCATctaagatttgaaaaaaaaagtatttgtgaCTTTACAATCTCTGTAGAAATCCAGAGAAATGATTCATTCATATCATTATGAATTTAGTTTTTCATGTGCTGAAAGCTGTGAAGCTTTAATGCTATACCGCCATGAGACAGAAGCTCTTCATAAAAACTCTTATTGACAGCAGGATAATAAGAGtatagagaaaaacaaaacctttAAGTGCTATGTAGAGTTtttcttctttacttttttatctaATTCTTGTGGCTTAaagagaatattaaaaaaaaaattgtcaacaaATTTTGTCTCAAACATTATAGATATATGGTtgtatcagaaaaaaaagcatatttaccTGTATCACGAACAGTGACTGTGAAGTCTGTGGAAACTGCTGAATCatttatataatttgttttgGACTTTGACTTCTTGGACCAATAC
Encoded here:
- the LOC131993345 gene encoding ribonuclease-like 3, with product MRIPLACLLLLSATVLSQDANPGYIKFINQHINGQMRADRCDHVIRTRQITKTDSNECKETNTFIRATTNLVKPVCGLAGEPYGQLTKSLRPFDIVVCTLKSQGRYPNCQYRGQARTRKIAFRCENGLPVHYDRDIVYFEN